From Bactrocera oleae isolate idBacOlea1 chromosome 4, idBacOlea1, whole genome shotgun sequence:
ATGACCCACAtccataattattttcttttgtgatTTAATGAACAAGAAATCGTCTCAACTTCTTAGTTCTGCTTGACTTCCAGTATGTGCcaaatactaatatttttagCATCAGACCCTCTTGATTGAAGCATTACTCAACGAAAGTCTATCTGCACTAATCAGTTTAAACTAGGATTGAACACTTATGAAATCCAAATAGTGTACGTCCAAAAAAAGACAAACATCACCACATCCTTAAAATGATCTCGGGTgatcggaaaaatgaattttgtaGCTGACACGTCGTATGAGTATTTGGATCTGCAAAGATCTGATGCGCGAGGTCATGATAATTCAAAAACAGGTTATGATTCTGAATACTGTTTTGAGGTGTTCAATTGTAATCAACCTGAATATTTGTGTCATTTGTGTCAACATGTGAcaatgtatgaaaaaattaatctaTTCATCTAATTGTTTTACTTTGGAGTCCAATCGATTGTCATCCGGGTAATGGCATGTTCCAAATTATGGCGCCTACATTCTGAGTGCATGGAATAGTTTTCTTGAActatattgaaaaaaagaaagaaaacgcATTAATAAAAGGgagcagtaaaaatattaatgaagagGTAATCGCCGAGACAGTGTCAGAAGCAATCTTTTACTACAAATTAATCGAATTTTCTCaaaataggtttttttttttaatctgtaCGAAGCTAAGAGTCTCACAAGTATAAGACAGtatgaaataaaacatattataaatttaGCATATCATAATTTGAACTAGTTATGCgagttaaattatttatactctCAAAGATGCACTGGTAGCCACTTTCGGTAATAATTGATTTAATTAATGCTTCAAACCTTCTGTAAAGATAAAATGAAGgcttgaatttaaatattttacaactacagtacaaacataaatatgaatAACCTGATCAAATATGcagatatttgtatgtatgtataatacgAAGGAAATGTATGTCAACAATCTTGCGTACGACGTTTCCGCATGTGTAACGGACGAAGCTGTTGGCGTGCGATAAGCGAATCAAAGCAGTCGTGGCTTATTATGCTTATGGGCTCACAGTGCTCtaatattattacttatatacttgtatgtactacGAATGtacctttacatacatataagagcAAGTGCATTTCCACACATCAAATACGGTGAATAGTAAGACACACATAATACGCATTTAAGagtatatttatttgatttaatgaCAATTTCGTGGTTTGCCGAAGTAAAATTTGAGTTAGTAGCAGCTGCATTATAAGAAGAACATGTGAATACGCCATGGCAGAAGTCATGCTTTGGGCTAACAAAGACTTGCTAGGAAGTATTTTCGAGATCAGTATGAAAACATTTAAgaagtaatgaaaattatttcagttgaaaaattatgtaaattttcaaaaagtaagTGTTGAAATGTTTTCACTTCGTCCTTTTCCATACAGCTTCTGCAGCTGGCGTCCTATAAGATTCTCAACCTTTCAGCATAAACATCGGTAAGACGATGGCCTGTTTGAATGGAGAGGCTAGTCTTACTGAGGGCAAAGAATCTTGCAACAGTGCATGAGCCGATGGTAGCCCAGTAGTGGCAAAGCTCCAACAAAGCCCAGCTATCCAGTAGTAGAACACACGAGGGGAGAGGCGCACAAAGCCGTTCCCTATCAACTTGATGGCGGGGCTAGAAAAGTTACCCTCTGCCAGCTCATTATCTTTACAGTTACCTGCGTTTCCGCTGGGGCTGGCACCCATACTAGTCTTTTCCCAAAGTGACTTGATGCCATTACTAACGAGATGAGGTATTCCTTAACCATCCCTGAACGCACGGTTATTGAGCTCAAGGCTAGTATCGCTGGTCTGCTACTAGGTTGGATAGTCACTTCTCTGAAAGAGGCTGCACTCCGGGGCAGTACATCTACCGTTACCTTAATGGCATCCTCGACttgaaaaatactgtaatagcaaGGAAGTCTAAAGCTGAAGTTGATAGAGAGTTTCTGACAATACGAGTATAACCCTTCACCAATCTTCCCCCAAGCTTTGACTTATCCGTAAAGAAGCTCACTTGTCTTGCATGACTCCAGATTTATTATCTAACGACGATAAGGCTTGTAGCGCTGCCtagttataacaaaaacaagaaaaaacgttaacttcggttgcgccgaagctataataccttacacaaatacaaaggccccttacaagaactcgattccgaacgttcaatttgtatggcatctatatgatatagtgatctgatctgaccaatttctgtgcaGAATAAtgtgttgccttaagcaataactcgtgtccaatttcgtgaagatacctcgtcaaataaaaaaattttccatgcaatcactttactccgatcattcagttgatatggcagctatatgatatagtcatccgatctatacaatttcttcgaggattggattaatgccttaaatactaatattcatgaagatacctcgtcaaatgaaagagttttccatacaaacacttgattccgattgttcagtttgtatgacagctatatgctatagtgatccgatatcggccgttccgacaaatgagcagcttctttgttagaataGGACAGGCGCAAAAAGATCGATAgaataaaaactgagggacatggctaaatcaactcagctcatcatgctgaatcgtctccgacgtttccttctgggtgttacaaacttcgttgcaaacttaatatacactgttcaggggaTAAATATAATTGCATTGTATCTAGGTACATTTAGTACTTTGTTTTAATGATCTGGAATATGTTTCGTTCTACAGTCGTACGGAAGGAGAGTTGTGGATCGCCTCACAGTAATATGTGTAATAATCAATCGTTTCAAGCAAATCACATGCTCTAATTCTAAATATCAAACTTCAATTATCTTATAGTCCTGTCATTACTTGTCAGCCGTCTACAGAAAAACTAGTGGTTATTTTAAAAGTGTGTCACCAACAAATAAGTACTTATGTACATCTTGGCAGCTTGTACAAGTTGCACGGAAACGCCTGCCGAACTCAGCTCGTATTGATAGCTTCGCTGTGTTTTTCTACTCGCACACATAAATACTTTGTCGctattcttgtttttgttggcgtatattttttcataacgaACACCTAGTTTCTCCGCTGTATAATTTAAGTGAGCGTACTAAAGTATTTGACGTGgcacaaaaaagttattttccTTTTCAACTTATTTTTCTATACTTTCCAGGGTTTTTTCCGGCGCGCAAAAGTTTGTCAACTGTCAACTGGCGCAAAATATTTTGCGCAGCAATGAAAGTAGCACAAAAAATTCATTACAAGAAACACGATATTGCACTGTTACCATCTTCACTtcactttagtatttttttattatattgtatatttgtgtgtgtgcctgtggaGCGCGTAGAACTTCAACAATTTTATCCATCCAATTAGACATTATAGAAGAAAGGTGCCACAAAGGCAGTTAGCAAGTTGATTTATCGGAAAAGAGAAGTTAAGGAAAATATATGATTAagcaaaaggaaaatattttaaaacttaatacCGTAGTAAAGTTACAAAATACTTTGccattaattgatgcgatgGCTTAGCAGAATTACGAAGTTTAAAACGTCGGGTATATTGGTGTGTCCAGGGAAAAAGTACAAGTAAGGGGCTTTCGGAAATTCAACTTCAAATAGTCCTTCAAACTGTTCGAATAAAAACTCTTAAGTCCTCAAATTCACTTGATTTCTACTCACTTTAGTttgccattttaaaataaatagatttACTCCGGAATAACGTTAGTATCGtgtaaatttattaccaaaataatggttcggttcaCGCGACACAGCGCCTGCTGCTTTAACATCGCTGAGTCGGAAATTTGCGTAATAATAGATCGGTTtcgcaccacgtttactctagtggataaCGTGCATTCTCAGCATCCTTAGAGTGTGCATCTAATACGCTATCGCTGTTGTGGAACAGAGTATTGAAGAAAACCCGGGTTAGTCCATCCGCCATTGCGCGCAACAACTGGAGCTTGCTTTGTccgcttacaaaatccaactcgtgcaagaattgaagccaaACGACTATCAGGCTCGTTGCAGTTTTGGCGAATGAGCCCAAAACGAGGTGGCCACAGATCCTGATTTTCACAAGAAAGTTTTGTTCAATAATGAAGCTCAATTCTGGATAAATGGTGATAATCTACAAAACATTGctgagacgccgttacatcctcaaaaagtcactgtttagtGTGCTCTATGGGAAGAGGGAATCATtagtccatatttcttcaaaaatgaagccggccataatgttactGTTAATGCGTAATGCTATACAGCCataattaatgaattaattgtACCTAAATTGGAGGATGATGATGTGGACGAcatccaacaagacggcgctataTGCCGCCACCGAGACAATcaatttaagaaaacttttagtgaaagcattatctcgcgtcgtgggCTAGTGGTGTAGCCTCCAAGCTCGTGCGActtaacaccgctggactattttttgtgatGCCATCTGAAGTCGCATGTGTACGCAGATAAACCCGATATGATTGATGCATTGGAAGGAATATTCGGATTATATTAAGAAAGAAGTAGCGCTCCGGTGCAAAGAAacgaatttgttttataaaaaactacTCTGAATTGAGGTCGCAAATATTATGACCATTATCGAAGTGCTTTTAAAAGAGATCCGTCAGTTACCATATTTATCAGATTTACTTCCTAGAAACtttcttcagtttttgaaaCTCAAGAATCCCTTCTGGTAAACACGTTTCAGCGAAAATTCACCGAAGAAACTAAATTGAATTCAGGCCGAAAACTAATAGAAATTTGTTTATAAGTGTACGGAAATGTAATATTTCAAAAGCTTAGATAAAGTTTGATGGCATGACTCTGcctttgataatattttttcagtaGTGTTTAACAGTTGCAACCATTTGTAAACTCTAACCATTGCTGACTGCCTCTCCAGCTGAGCAAATATATACTAATTAATAGTTGACTATTTATTAGTCATTAAGTGTTTTGCAAAGCAGTAAAATTTCAATCAGCTAAAAttcctatttttgttgttttttatttttttttgtttttacataaaaatcgaTTTCTGCTCAAACCGCACTATACTAACGATGTTTTCGAACGACCACAAGCACCACAAGCGGAAATCGTTTGCCAAAGCGTGCATGAACGAGTGTAAATGGTTTCATTGACGTTCTCGTCGTAGTGTCACTTTGAGTGGCATTGTGGATTTTCGGATTTTCGACAGCGCCGCACAGCCACTTGTTCGGCTGTGTTCGAATTAAAAGCAATACGCCATATGTGTGTCTGTTTGTAAGCGTACATACTCGTTTTCGGATATGCGGTCATAAAACACTTTTGCACAAAATAATAATGCTTTGCGGTTTACGACAGCTGCGTGCTGCCATATTGTTGATTAAAGCTTTGATTGCGcgttaaatacatacaaacttttacatacatatgcacttttACGGTTGGTATAGTGATAAGAATTTAGAATGGCATATAGCCATATGTAGGtcggaaataaaattataataaaatctgAATAGTGGCCCTGATATCGTGTATCGCTTCATTTCAAGTTATATGCTAAGCAAAGCAAACAATTTACAAAGGGAAAGGTATGAAAATCAGTCATCAGATCCCTTGTGGCATCCGGAAGGAGATGTTTTATCCCCCTTGATTTACGTCCTTTTGATCAACGTATTTTTACTCCTACTCGACTTTAACACCATCTACTCGCAAATTTTTTGAGGTAACCCTTGATAAAAAACTAAACAGGAGAGAACACATTGCATGCAGGAATTCCAAAGCTCTTCACCTTTGAAACTCTTGTAGAAGAGTTATTGCCCCACAGCGAGGGCTACGACCCCAAATGAGAAATTTGCTGTACAAAAGTGCAATCGGTTCCATACCAGCATATGTTGTATTGGTATGGTGCAAAGCagtaataaataagtaaagaagggcaaagttcgggtataacctcTCGCAAAGACCATAGCTGAGGAAATACTTCGAGgtattggcaaaactttacTATTTATTTCACATTCGTTATtcgacgaaaattttaaaatcatgttcggtatattataaaattatattatagttcGCGATCTTAACCAAagaggttaaatttaatttattgagtATATGAGAAAAAATCAGCCAGTgaaacggaaattattatattaaaggtTAGGGGTTTTTCATAGACCACGGTATATACGGATATGCAAATTAAAAcgaaatatgcaaattaaaacTCTTTGACGGCGagaccatgcccactttttaaaaatatttagtccACGGATGCCTGTTAGCCgtcttgtatcttaattttgagTTTAATTGTAACAATTTATATGACTTCCCATAAAGGAATTTGGTGGGCTTGGCATGCGACCGATTCTGTCCATATGCAATACTAACCTCCCTTGGGTTTCGAAGGGACAGACGGatgaacggacagacagtcacccgaatttcaactttCTCGTCgccctgattatttatatacagtcAAACCTGTTTTTGTGCGGTAGATAGGGACCGCAGAAAAAAAACcgcataaaaacaaaatattcaaaaacttcATAAATAGCTatgagaaataatttttcacagCATATTAAAGGAAAGTCTCACTTAGAAAATATGTCAAAGCTTCACGAAATAGCAAGAAAGtgcttttcaaacaaaataaataattaaattacacattgaaacatttcaaaaaattttaatttctaatgtTAAACAaggagaaattttcaaaatgtatataattcaaTACTACTCGTCGTAGTTCCAAACGCGCATATTTTTGCGATGAACTGGTTCGTAATCGCTTTCGTCGCTTGAAGCTACTACAGttgatttatgttttgttaACATGTAGGTGATAAGTTTTTGCGACGACGGTCGTTTGGTCAGCTGTTGGTAAACGTCGCGATAGCCAGATATACACAATCGAATCTCTTTTTGGAATTTCAAACTTCTTTGAGAATTGTTATCTATTTTAAGAAAATGCTTTTCCAATTTGCTGCAAAGCTGGATCCCTGCATATATTTTATCCGCTGTAATATATTCCGGTTCTTCTTGTCCGTCTTCATGATCTGTAAAGTTATCGATAATGTCACTATCATTTACGGTTTCGTCCTCAATCATTTCAATAAGATCATTTTCGCTGAAAGAGTCTAAACCTTCTCCGCAGATTTGATGTGCTAGCGCAATGATATCTGATGATAAAGTGGACGTGTTGTCGGTTACATTTCTATTAATGACACATTCAGGCCAGACCGCTTTCCAGCACGAATTTAAagtgtgttgttgtatttgagTAATTGCTGCAGTGGCGTGGTTTATGCAGTCTGAAATCGAAGACTTTTTCCATACTTTAGTCAGGCTTATTCCATCCTTTTCTAGTTTTTCCAAAATGTATCTGAAAGTTATTTTCACATAGTGTTTCTTAAAAGTTGCGACTATGCCCTGTTCCAATAGTTGTATAAGGCTGGTCGTATTGTGTGGTAAAAACACTACTTGTACATTAGGATGCTCTAAACAAGGATGACCGGGTGCATTGCCAACAATTAACAACACTTTAAAAGGAAGACCCATCTCTGtcacatatttttcaacttcTGGTACGAAGCAATCGTTGAACCATGTTGTAAAAACAGCTGATGTGACCCATGCTTTTTTATTGGCCATGAAATGCACTGGAAGTTCAGTTAAATTTATGTCTTTTAGCGTGCGTGGGTGCAAAGCTTTATTTAAAAGAAGTGGGTTTAACATTCTTGCACCAGATGCATTACTACAAAGAAGGAATGTAATTCGATCCTTTGCAGCCTTGAAACCACTTGCAGCTTTCATAGACTTGGCGATGAACGTTCGGCTGGGCATCTTTTTCCAAAATAACCCAGTTTCATCTGTATTAAACACCTGATCTGGGCAATATCCACCGTCATCAATAATTTTGGCTAGGACTTTGCAATAATTCTTAGCAGCTGTTTCATCGGCGGATGCGGCCTCGCCTTGCACCTTCACATTGTGCAGTGCTTGTCGTCGTAAAAATCCAGTTAACCAGCCATTGCTGGCAGAAAATTTCAGGTTTTGAAAGTGGAATGAGGAACTAGACGGTTCTAAATCCTTCAGCTGATTGAAATATTGTTTAGCTTTCTCCTTAATTAAATCTCCCTCGATGGAGATTCGTTTTCGAGTTGAGTCGTTAATCCAAGATATGAGGGCCTTTTTCGTTTtctctattaaaatatttctagaaTATGATATTCTTTTACCCCTTTCGTTTGTTGCAGACTATTTAGATTCATTTATTCTACTTGCGCGTTTTTGTATTGCTCTTATAGTGGATTCACCTAATTTATATTCTTTACCAAGAGCTGTGGATCCTTcagtttttagtttagtttctAATGTAATTGTCtttcttttcactttttttggTTACGATTATTCATTTTAAGGGAGTACTTatgactaaaaataaaaaaaaatcataaaaaactaTATCTCACTATAAAATTAATCCTGTCTTAATTGTTAAAAGGTCAGCAATTAACTAAAGTTATTAGATGGCGCAATATGTATTGAAATTGGCTGATGCAATACATGATGCAATGATGTA
This genomic window contains:
- the LOC106623872 gene encoding tigger transposable element-derived protein 1-like is translated as MYPKKTKKALISWINDSTRKRISIEGDLIKEKAKQYFNQLKDLEPSSSSFHFQNLKFSASNGWLTGFLRRQALHNVKVQGEAASADETAAKNYCKVLAKIIDDGGYCPDQVFNTDETGLFWKKMPSRTFIAKSMKAASGFKAAKDRITFLLCSNASGARMLNPLLLNKALHPRTLKDINLTELPVHFMANKKAWVTSAVFTTWFNDCFVPEVEKYVTEMGLPFKVLLIVGNAPGHPCLEHPNVQVVFLPHNTTSLIQLLEQGIVATFKKHYVKITFRYILEKLEKDGISLTKVWKKSSISDCINHATAAITQIQQHTLNSCWKAVWPECVINRNVTDNTSTLSSDIIALAHQICGEGLDSFSENDLIEMIEDETVNDSDIIDNFTDHEDGQEEPEYITADKIYAGIQLCSKLEKHFLKIDNNSQRSLKFQKEIRLCISGYRDVYQQLTKRPSSQKLITYMLTKHKSTVVASSDESDYEPVHRKNMRVWNYDE